One Scyliorhinus canicula chromosome 9, sScyCan1.1, whole genome shotgun sequence DNA segment encodes these proteins:
- the fadd gene encoding protein FADD, with translation MEASARMRFNCLLNEISRGLSAQNLEALKFLCKDEIGRRKLETIDSGTKLFQQLEELNLLSPQHTDTLATLLAEAQRPDLQLKLTDFQTHSLQLPVSEVGAQPGLDNAFDVICNEIGRDWRMLARKLGHNEALLQQIEYKHPRNLREQIHEALKEWQITKGKEATVDALIATLRSCKFNLVADSLTEKIYKAG, from the exons ATGGAGGCCTCGGCGCGGATGCGCTTTAACTGCCTGCTGAATGAGATCTCCCGCGGGCTGtcggcccagaacctggaggcgCTGAAGTTTCTGTGTAAGGATGAGATCGGCAGGAGGAAGCTGGAGACCATCGACAGCGGCACCAAACTCTTCCAGCAGCTGGAGGAGCTCAACCTGCTGTCCCCCCAGCACACCGACACTCTGGCCACACTCCTCGCCGAGGCCCAGCGCCCCGACCTCCAGCTCAAACTGACcgacttccaaacccacagcctccaGCTGCCCGTCTCTGAGGTGGGAGCGCAGCCAG GTTTGGACAATGCTTTTGACGTAATTTGTAATGAGATTGGAAGAGATTGGCGGATGCTGGCCAGGAAACTTGGGCATAACGAGGCACTGCTTCAGCAGATTGAATATAAACATCCACGCAACCTGCGGGAACAGATCCATGAGGCTCTGAAAGAATGGCAAATCACAAAAGGAAAAGAAGCTACTGTGGACGCACTGATAGCAACTCTAAGGAGCTGTAAATTTAACTTGGTGGCAGATTCTTTGACAGAAAAGATATACAAAGCTGGTTGA